The Nostoc sp. 'Lobaria pulmonaria (5183) cyanobiont' genome window below encodes:
- a CDS encoding ATP-binding protein has protein sequence MLSIVQQDHLTVKSELRLLNQVQEWFEQFCLQHLSQLGWSKTQLDRLNLALAEGFTNAVRHAHHALPPETSIEINVYLWIDRLEIRIWDYGKPFNPDAIAEPAPGTLQVGGYGWFLLRRLADRVVYERGADGRNCLLIVKYSVEAQK, from the coding sequence ATGCTTAGTATAGTGCAGCAAGACCATCTGACGGTTAAGAGCGAACTCAGGCTCTTAAACCAGGTGCAAGAATGGTTTGAGCAATTTTGTCTGCAACACTTGTCTCAACTTGGCTGGTCAAAAACCCAACTCGATCGCCTCAATTTAGCATTAGCAGAAGGTTTTACCAACGCTGTTCGTCACGCTCATCATGCTTTACCCCCGGAAACAAGCATTGAGATTAACGTTTATCTGTGGATTGACCGACTAGAAATTAGAATTTGGGATTATGGAAAACCTTTCAATCCTGATGCGATCGCAGAGCCAGCCCCAGGTACTCTGCAAGTAGGTGGGTATGGATGGTTTCTCCTTCGGCGGTTGGCTGACCGGGTTGTATACGAACGTGGTGCGGATGGTAGAAATTGCCTGCTCATTGTCAAATACTCTGTAGAAGCACAAAAATAA
- the ctpA gene encoding carboxyl-terminal processing protease CtpA: MGFMNKQVFRVGFSLLMAFCLVLGTLTQSAVALTGEQKLVSEVWRIVNRTYLDETFNDQNWAAVRQKVLEKPLADSNATYAAIGKMLKSLDDPFTRFLDPEQYRSLQVNTSGELTGVGLQIALNPENGKLEVVAPIAGSPADKAGIRPRDRILKIEGVSTENLTLDEAATRMRGPSGSLVTLSIERDGEAETEIRLTRDRIALNPVVSDLRVSAEGTPIGYLSLTQFNANASMELAHAISSLEKKGAAAYILDLRNNPGGLLQSGIEIARLWLDSGIIVYTVNRQGIQGSFEALGPALTKDPLVILVNQGTASASEILAGALQDNHRAQLVGETTFGKGLIQSLFELSDGSGLAVTIAKYETPEHRDIHKLGIKPDKVIFQPAINREQIGTEADLQYQAAVELLAKNSVVVGKA; this comes from the coding sequence ATGGGGTTCATGAACAAACAAGTCTTTCGGGTTGGATTTTCACTGTTAATGGCGTTTTGCTTGGTGTTGGGTACGCTTACTCAGTCGGCGGTGGCTTTGACGGGGGAACAAAAGCTGGTTTCGGAAGTTTGGCGAATTGTTAATCGCACTTATCTAGATGAGACCTTTAACGATCAAAATTGGGCAGCTGTGCGGCAAAAGGTTCTGGAGAAGCCACTGGCAGACTCAAATGCCACTTATGCGGCAATTGGGAAGATGCTCAAGAGCCTCGACGATCCTTTTACCCGTTTTTTAGATCCAGAACAGTACCGCAGCTTGCAGGTCAATACTTCTGGGGAACTAACTGGGGTGGGATTGCAAATTGCCTTGAATCCTGAGAATGGGAAGTTGGAAGTAGTGGCTCCTATCGCTGGTTCCCCAGCAGATAAAGCGGGGATTCGACCACGCGATCGCATTCTCAAAATTGAAGGCGTTTCCACAGAAAATCTCACCCTTGATGAAGCTGCAACCAGAATGCGCGGGCCGAGTGGCAGCCTTGTGACTCTCTCGATCGAACGGGATGGAGAGGCAGAAACGGAAATTAGACTGACACGCGATCGCATTGCCCTTAACCCTGTGGTTTCAGATTTGCGTGTTTCTGCTGAGGGTACACCCATCGGCTACCTAAGTCTGACACAATTTAATGCCAACGCTTCAATGGAATTGGCACACGCTATTTCTAGTCTAGAAAAAAAAGGCGCTGCTGCCTACATTCTAGATTTACGAAATAATCCTGGGGGGTTATTGCAATCAGGAATTGAAATCGCCCGTCTGTGGTTAGATTCTGGGATTATCGTCTACACTGTTAACCGACAAGGCATTCAGGGTAGTTTTGAAGCCCTTGGGCCAGCCCTGACCAAAGATCCTCTGGTGATTTTGGTGAATCAAGGAACTGCTAGTGCCAGTGAAATTCTCGCTGGTGCACTCCAAGATAACCATCGCGCCCAGTTGGTAGGCGAAACCACCTTTGGCAAGGGATTAATTCAATCCTTGTTTGAATTATCAGATGGTTCGGGCTTGGCAGTGACAATTGCTAAGTATGAAACTCCTGAACACCGAGATATTCACAAACTAGGTATTAAGCCGGATAAAGTTATTTTCCAACCAGCCATTAACCGCGAACAGATTGGCACCGAAGCGGATCTGCAATATCAAGCAGCAGTCGAACTTTTGGCGAAAAACTCGGTGGTAGTGGGGAAAGCTTGA
- a CDS encoding GDP-mannose 4,6-dehydratase, giving the protein MTKTALITGITGQDGYYLSHLLLNRGYRVVGLVPPHRQPNLTKLGILANQVEIFTVDLRDNAALLTAVEQLRPQEIYNLAAPSFVPDSWNDPLGTLDLITGTATRLLEAVRKVGLSTRFYQASSSEMFGDVFLSPQDEETAFRPKNPYAAAKMHAHWTMVHHRQRYGLFACSGILYNHESPLRAPQFVTRKVSLAAASIKLGLTDTLEIGNLDAQRDWGFAGDYVEAMWLMLQIDEPEEYVIGTGKLHSVRDLVATAFESVGLDWTNHVVLNTSLLRQDEHFQLVANPSKAKRNLGWEPQVSFEELLEKMVKTDLERLQSGVIAPFSRV; this is encoded by the coding sequence ATGACTAAGACAGCCCTAATTACAGGAATTACTGGTCAAGATGGCTACTATCTCAGCCATTTGCTCCTCAACCGTGGTTATCGAGTTGTTGGATTAGTACCCCCACATCGACAACCTAATTTGACAAAACTGGGAATACTGGCAAATCAGGTAGAAATTTTTACGGTTGATTTGAGGGATAATGCGGCGTTGTTGACCGCAGTTGAACAACTGCGTCCCCAAGAAATTTACAATTTGGCAGCTCCCAGTTTTGTACCCGACTCCTGGAACGACCCATTGGGAACCCTTGATTTAATAACTGGTACAGCTACTAGGCTCTTGGAAGCAGTACGAAAAGTTGGTTTGTCTACCAGATTTTATCAAGCCAGCAGTTCAGAAATGTTTGGCGATGTATTCCTCTCGCCTCAAGATGAGGAAACCGCTTTTCGCCCCAAAAATCCTTATGCTGCGGCTAAAATGCACGCCCATTGGACGATGGTGCATCACAGACAGCGCTATGGACTATTTGCCTGTAGCGGCATTTTATATAATCACGAGTCTCCTCTACGTGCACCTCAGTTTGTCACACGCAAAGTTTCTTTGGCAGCTGCATCAATTAAATTGGGTTTAACTGACACTTTAGAAATCGGTAATCTCGATGCCCAACGTGATTGGGGCTTTGCAGGTGATTATGTAGAGGCTATGTGGCTGATGTTGCAAATTGATGAACCAGAAGAATATGTGATTGGCACTGGTAAACTACATAGTGTTAGAGATTTAGTTGCCACAGCCTTTGAGTCAGTGGGATTAGATTGGACGAACCATGTAGTATTAAATACTAGCTTGTTGCGGCAAGATGAGCATTTTCAACTAGTAGCCAACCCCAGCAAAGCTAAAAGAAATCTCGGCTGGGAACCCCAAGTAAGCTTTGAGGAACTTTTAGAAAAAATGGTAAAAACAGATTTAGAACGGTTACAAAGCGGCGTGATCGCACCCTTCTCGCGAGTATAA
- the petD gene encoding cytochrome b6-f complex subunit IV produces the protein MSTQKKPDLSDPQLRAKLAKGMGHNYYGEPAWPNDLLYVFPIVIMGSFAAIVALAVLDPAMTGEPANPFATPLEILPEWYLYPVFQILRSLPNKLLGVLAMGSVPVGLILIPFIENVNKFQNPFRRPVATTVFLVGTLVTLWLGIGAALPLDKSLTLGLF, from the coding sequence ATGTCAACACAAAAAAAACCTGACCTGAGCGATCCTCAGTTAAGAGCCAAACTCGCTAAAGGCATGGGTCACAACTACTATGGTGAACCCGCTTGGCCTAATGACTTACTTTACGTCTTTCCAATTGTGATCATGGGTTCCTTCGCTGCGATTGTAGCTCTAGCTGTGCTAGATCCTGCAATGACGGGTGAACCAGCAAATCCTTTCGCCACACCATTGGAAATTTTGCCAGAGTGGTACTTGTATCCAGTCTTTCAAATTTTGCGATCGCTTCCTAACAAACTTTTAGGAGTGTTAGCAATGGGTTCCGTACCAGTAGGTCTAATCCTCATTCCCTTTATTGAGAACGTCAATAAGTTCCAAAACCCCTTCCGCCGTCCAGTTGCAACCACAGTATTCCTCGTTGGTACTCTTGTCACCTTGTGGCTGGGTATTGGTGCTGCTTTGCCATTGGATAAATCTTTGACCTTGGGACTATTCTAA
- a CDS encoding glycosyltransferase translates to MHITTVIKKLNLGGKVNKKTNHVFVFLEIFAHEGGIQSYIKDIFRAYLGLSQDYKAEVFLLRDSADSLNPFEDENLKFHYFKNQSPYLGRLQMAAALLKCLLQSRPQQVFCGHINLAVLIQTLCQPLGIPYTVLTYGKEVWEPLKNQERRALTSAAGIWTISRYSRDRACVANSLNPKMVQMIPCAIDGDKFTPGSKQPELVQKYGLTGAKVLMTVARLWSGDIYKGVDVTIRAVPQIAQVFPEVKYLVIGRGDDQPRLAELAENLGVSDRVVFAGFVATEELMEHYRLADAYIMPSQEGFGIVYLEAMACGVPVLSGDNDGSADPLQDGKLGWRVPHRSPDAVAAACIEMLQGDDQRCDGEWLRKQAIALFGINAFQQHLQKMLLSSVMKRI, encoded by the coding sequence ATGCACATCACTACAGTGATAAAAAAACTGAATTTAGGTGGTAAAGTTAACAAAAAAACTAACCATGTCTTCGTCTTTTTAGAAATTTTTGCTCACGAAGGTGGTATTCAATCGTATATAAAAGATATTTTTCGCGCCTATCTGGGATTGAGCCAAGATTATAAAGCAGAAGTTTTTTTACTGCGAGATAGTGCTGATAGCTTAAATCCGTTTGAAGACGAGAACTTAAAATTTCATTACTTTAAAAATCAGTCTCCCTATTTGGGGAGATTGCAAATGGCAGCAGCTTTACTGAAGTGTCTGTTGCAAAGCCGTCCGCAGCAAGTTTTCTGCGGTCACATTAACTTAGCAGTATTAATCCAAACACTTTGCCAGCCCTTGGGGATTCCTTACACCGTGCTAACTTACGGTAAAGAAGTCTGGGAACCGTTGAAAAATCAGGAACGTCGCGCCCTGACATCAGCAGCAGGAATTTGGACAATTAGTCGCTACAGCCGCGATCGCGCTTGTGTTGCTAATAGTCTAAACCCGAAAATGGTACAAATGATACCTTGTGCAATTGATGGGGATAAATTTACTCCTGGTTCCAAACAACCAGAATTAGTCCAGAAGTATGGCTTAACTGGTGCGAAAGTGTTAATGACAGTAGCGCGGTTATGGTCAGGAGATATTTACAAAGGTGTAGATGTCACCATTCGGGCAGTACCACAAATCGCTCAGGTTTTTCCAGAAGTGAAATATTTAGTAATTGGTCGCGGTGATGACCAACCGCGATTAGCTGAACTTGCAGAAAATTTAGGTGTGAGCGATCGCGTTGTGTTTGCTGGTTTTGTTGCCACAGAAGAATTAATGGAACATTACCGCCTTGCTGATGCCTATATTATGCCTTCGCAAGAAGGCTTTGGCATAGTTTATCTAGAAGCAATGGCTTGTGGAGTACCTGTATTATCCGGTGACAACGATGGTTCTGCTGATCCCTTGCAGGATGGTAAACTGGGATGGCGAGTACCACACCGCAGTCCTGATGCTGTAGCAGCAGCTTGTATAGAAATGCTTCAAGGGGATGACCAGCGATGTGATGGAGAGTGGCTACGAAAACAGGCGATCGCTTTGTTTGGCATAAATGCCTTCCAACAACACTTGCAAAAAATGCTGCTATCCTCAGTAATGAAGCGCATTTGA
- the petB gene encoding cytochrome b6, with the protein MANVSDWFEERLEIQALAEDVTSKYVPPHVNIFYCLGGITLVCFLIQFATGFAMTFYYRPTVTEAFSSVEYIMNEVNFGWLIRSIHRWSASMMVLMMILHTFRVYLTGGFKKPRELTWISGVILAVITVSFGVTGYSLPWDQVGYWAVKIVSGVPEAIPVVGVLISDLLRGGSSVGQATLTRYYSAHTFVLPWLIAVFMLFHFLMIRKQGISGPL; encoded by the coding sequence ATGGCCAACGTTTCCGACTGGTTTGAGGAACGCCTGGAGATTCAGGCACTCGCTGAAGACGTTACTAGCAAGTACGTCCCTCCCCACGTCAATATCTTTTACTGCCTGGGTGGAATTACCCTGGTTTGCTTTCTCATCCAGTTTGCCACTGGATTTGCCATGACGTTCTACTACAGGCCAACAGTCACTGAAGCTTTCTCCTCAGTGGAGTACATCATGAATGAAGTAAACTTCGGTTGGCTAATTCGCTCCATCCATCGCTGGTCTGCCAGCATGATGGTATTGATGATGATTTTGCACACTTTCCGGGTTTATCTCACTGGTGGTTTCAAAAAGCCCCGCGAACTGACCTGGATAAGTGGTGTGATCCTGGCTGTGATTACCGTTTCCTTCGGAGTCACCGGCTATTCTCTACCTTGGGATCAAGTTGGCTACTGGGCTGTGAAAATCGTTAGCGGCGTACCAGAAGCAATTCCCGTGGTTGGAGTGCTGATTTCCGACCTGCTGCGCGGCGGTTCTAGTGTTGGTCAAGCAACACTAACTCGTTACTACAGCGCACACACATTTGTACTGCCTTGGTTGATTGCAGTATTCATGCTGTTTCACTTCTTGATGATCCGCAAGCAAGGCATTTCCGGGCCTTTGTAA